In the genome of Pseudomonas sp. HS6, one region contains:
- the fliF gene encoding flagellar basal-body MS-ring/collar protein FliF has translation MAEAVADNVPAKATPIDGKPPLFGLSFLENLSEMTMLRQVGLLVGLAASVAIGFAVVLWSQQPDYRPLYGSLAGMDAKQVMDTLASADIPYTVEPNSGALLVKADDLSRARLKLAAAGVTPSDGNIGFEILDKEQGLGTSQFMEATRYRRGLEGELARTISALNNVKGARVHLAIPKSSVFVRDERKPSASVLVELYSGRSLEPGQVVAIINLVATSVPELSKSQITVVDQKGNLLSDQAENSEMTMAGKQFDYSRRMESMLTQRVHNILQPVLGNDRYKAEVSADVDFSAVESTAEQFNPDQPALRSEQSVNEQRTASNGPQGVPGALSNQPPSPASAPQTTGGAAAPASMVQPGQPLVDANGQQIMDPATGQPMLAPYPADKRQQSTKNFELDRSISHTKQQQGRLNRLSVSVVVDDQVKINPANGETTRAPWSADELARFTRLVQDAVGFDASRGDSVSVINMPFSAERGEVIADIPFYSQPWFWDIVKQVLGVLFILVLVFGVLRPVLNNITGGGKGKELAGLGGDVELGGMGGLDGELSNDRVSLGGPTSILLPSPSEGYDAQLNAIKSLVAEDPGRVAQVVKEWINADE, from the coding sequence ATGGCAGAAGCAGTCGCCGATAACGTTCCGGCCAAGGCCACCCCGATAGACGGCAAACCGCCGCTGTTCGGCCTGTCCTTCCTGGAAAACCTCTCCGAGATGACCATGCTGCGTCAGGTGGGCCTGTTGGTCGGCCTGGCTGCGAGCGTGGCGATTGGCTTTGCCGTGGTGCTGTGGTCGCAGCAACCGGACTACCGGCCTCTGTACGGCAGCCTTGCCGGTATGGACGCCAAGCAGGTCATGGACACTCTGGCCTCCGCCGATATTCCCTACACCGTTGAACCGAATTCCGGTGCCTTGCTGGTCAAGGCCGATGACCTGTCCCGTGCGCGACTGAAACTCGCGGCCGCTGGTGTCACTCCCAGCGACGGCAATATCGGTTTCGAGATTCTCGACAAGGAACAGGGTCTGGGCACCAGCCAGTTCATGGAAGCGACTCGCTATCGTCGCGGCCTCGAAGGCGAACTGGCCCGCACCATCTCCGCCCTGAACAACGTCAAGGGTGCTCGCGTTCACCTGGCGATCCCGAAGAGTTCGGTGTTCGTGCGTGACGAGCGCAAGCCAAGTGCTTCCGTACTGGTCGAGTTGTACTCCGGCCGTTCGCTGGAGCCGGGTCAGGTGGTTGCCATCATCAACCTGGTGGCCACTTCCGTTCCCGAGCTGAGCAAGTCGCAGATCACCGTCGTCGACCAGAAGGGCAACCTGCTGTCGGATCAGGCGGAAAACTCTGAAATGACCATGGCCGGCAAGCAGTTCGATTACAGCCGCCGCATGGAAAGCATGCTCACCCAGCGTGTGCACAATATTCTGCAACCGGTTCTGGGCAATGATCGCTACAAGGCTGAAGTGTCGGCCGACGTGGACTTCAGTGCCGTTGAATCGACCGCCGAGCAGTTCAACCCGGATCAACCGGCGCTACGCAGCGAACAGTCGGTCAATGAACAGCGTACCGCCAGCAATGGCCCGCAAGGCGTACCGGGTGCCCTGAGCAACCAGCCGCCGTCGCCAGCCTCGGCGCCACAAACCACCGGTGGCGCAGCCGCCCCGGCGAGTATGGTGCAACCGGGCCAGCCGCTGGTTGACGCCAACGGTCAGCAGATCATGGACCCGGCCACCGGCCAGCCAATGCTCGCGCCGTACCCGGCAGACAAGCGTCAACAATCCACCAAGAACTTCGAACTCGACCGTTCCATCAGCCACACCAAACAGCAGCAGGGTCGCCTGAATCGCCTGTCGGTGTCGGTAGTGGTAGACGATCAGGTCAAGATCAACCCGGCCAACGGCGAAACCACCCGCGCGCCGTGGAGCGCCGACGAATTGGCGCGCTTCACTCGTCTGGTGCAGGACGCGGTCGGTTTCGACGCCAGCCGTGGCGACAGTGTCAGCGTGATCAACATGCCGTTCTCCGCCGAGCGCGGCGAAGTGATTGCCGATATTCCGTTCTACTCCCAGCCATGGTTCTGGGACATCGTCAAACAAGTGCTGGGTGTGTTGTTCATCCTGGTGCTGGTGTTCGGCGTGCTGCGTCCGGTGCTCAACAACATCACCGGTGGCGGCAAAGGCAAGGAACTGGCCGGTCTGGGCGGTGACGTGGAGCTGGGTGGCATGGGCGGTCTGGACGGTGAACTGTCCAACGATCGCGTCAGCCTCGGCGGCCCGACCAGCATCCTGCTGCCGAGCCCGAGCGAAGGCTATGACGCTCAGTTGAACGCAATCAAGAGTCTGGTGGCAGAAGACCCGGGTCGTGTGGCCCAGGTCGTGAAAGAGTGGATTAACGCAGATGAGTGA